From one Sardina pilchardus chromosome 6, fSarPil1.1, whole genome shotgun sequence genomic stretch:
- the LOC134082370 gene encoding ubiquitin thioesterase otulin-like, producing the protein MACLPSDTEWLVSKEIREIKNIPEKLQSRYGLIEGWSFPDVCKQTSGIKDDVALLKHHLSLLQKWWRAAAASPGLEGRRRLCDQLFQGGEDEFGVMEALKLLMLTCAVELHDIMQRGRDVPIFCWLLFSRYTSSCPRTFLANHLSRVGFSGGMGQVEMCLLGYTLHHTIKVYRLYMANMKDFIVTHYPDNHIQDWPSVCLVTEDGRHYDVAVGDPVCLREDFSGGPH; encoded by the exons ATGGCCTGTCTTCCGTCTGATACAGAATGGCTTGTCTCCAAAGAAAttagagaaataaaaaat ATCCCTGAAAAGCTTCAGTCTCGCTACGGTCTGATTGAAGGCTGGTCGTTTCCCGACGTGTGCAAGCAGACGAGCGGGATCAAAGACGACGTGGCTCTTTTGAAACACCACCTGAGCCTTCTCCAGAAATGG TGGCGTGCGGCAGCAGCCTCTCCTGGGCTCGAGGGACGCAGACGTTTGTGCGATCAGCTCTTCCAGGGCGGAGAGGACGAGTTTGGTGTCATGGAGGCGCTCAAGCTCCTGATGCTAACCTGCGCCGTGGAATTGCACGACATCATGCAGAGGGGCAGAGACGTGCCAATCTTCTGCTGGCTGCTGTTCTCCCGCTACACCTCCTCGTGCCCGCGCACGTTCCTGGCCAACCACCTGAGCCGGGTTGGCTTCAGTGGAGGCATGGGGCAG GTGGAGATGTGTCTCCTGGgttacacactgcaccacaccatcAAGGTGTACCGCCTCTACATGGCCAACATGAAGGActtcattgtcactcattaccCGGACAATCACATTCAGGActggccctctgtctgcctggtAACCGAGGATGGCCGCCATTATGACGTGGCTGTTGGCGACCCCGTCTGTCTTCGGGAGGACTTTTCTGGTGGACCTCACTGA
- the LOC134082374 gene encoding uncharacterized protein LOC134082374 yields the protein MGNTVSCCFRANPGDRQEEQRLQDEGIKRKVAPGKAADSVGDSILPHQKEVAAGLVSEGLADTAKSVASEYADEVTELREPPASAVVTNLHVNAPAAVDNSMQEVAAGLVSQVLAEATELVNAPAAVDNSMQEVAAGLVSQVLAEATELVAVFNATLPVDHLFGEASSKMVNTSLTESVQALKDVNLREERCNGDNRDSALPCVPAEKAARPEIRSSQEDPATITPAAKPEDRLVQNPSAEGVVSIAPKGFPQVSSDIDAHLDRCGHQPLFDSSKALDGERDASLHGSEDERLLTSAMLGTGLPVMNAKLAEAISLHRSDSGHSFSMEGQHRHSGLHLKSVPTDASARGSAAASTARDMVFGPSTKSKSVPLPKLLAELAALQRVVVSSNSSAHRGLAGNLQDERPGSAGRWSPVSDGSEAWLTWYVSCITIYHSK from the exons ATGGGAAACACAGTTAGCTGCTGCTTCCGTGCCAATCCTGGCGACCGCCAGGAGGAGCAGCGGCTGCAAGATGAGGGCATCAAGCGAAAAGTGGCACCAGGTAAGGCAGCAGATTCTGTGGGAGACAGCATTCTCCCACATCAAAAAGAGGTAGCTGCAGGACTGGTGTCAGAGGGTTTGGCAGATACCGCCAAGAGTGTGGCCTCTGAATATGCTGATGAGGTGACTGAACTCAGAGAGCCTCCTGCATCAGCAGTTGTCACCAATCTGCACGTGAATGCACCTGCTGCTGTGGACAACAGCATGCAAGAGGtggctgcagggctggtgtcgCAAGTGTTGGCAGAGGCCACTGAGCTTGTGAATGCACCTGCTGCTGTGGACAACAGCATGCAAGAGGtggctgcagggctggtgtcgCAAGTGTTGGCAGAGGCCACTGAGCTTGTGGCAGTATTTAATGCCACCCTTCCAGTGGACCATCTATTTGGGGAGGCTTCCTCGAAGATGGTAAATACCAGTCTGACTGAGAGTGTGCAAGCTCTCAAGGACGTTAACCTTAGAGAGGAGCGCTGCAATGGTGACAACAGGGACAGCGCCCTCCCCTGTGTTCCAGCTGAAAAAGCTGCACGGCCTGAGATTAG ATCATCCCAAGAGGACCCTGCCACCATTACACCGGCTGCAAAGCCGGAGGACCGGCTGGTTCAGAATCCCTCGGCTGAGGGGGTGGTGAGTATTGCTCCAAAGGGGTTTCCTCAGGTAAGTAGTGACATTGATGCCCATCTGGACAGGTGTGGACATCAGCCACTGTTTGACTCATCCAAAGCCCTGGATGGGGAACGGGATGCGTCTCTGCACGGCAGTGAGGATGAGCGGCTGCTCACCTCCGCCATGCTTGGCACGGGTTTGCCCGTCATGAATGCTAAGCTTGCTGAGGCTATCTCGCTGCACAGGAGTGATAGTGGTCACTCGTTCAGCATGGAGGGACAGCATCGCCACAGTGGCCTTCACCTCAAATCTGTTCCCACTGATGCTTCTGCAAG aggctctgctgcagccTCTACCGCCCGAGACATGGTGTTTGGCCCGAGCACCAAGTCTAAGAGTGTACCCCTTCCAAAGTTGCTCGCTGAACTTGCGGCACTTCAGAGGGTTGTTGTGAGCTCCAATAGTTCCGCTCACAGAGGGCTGGCTGGGAATCTCCAGGATGAGAGACCTGGAAGTGCTGGCAGGTGGAGCCCGGTGTCAGATGGGAGTGAGGCCTGGCTTACTTGGTATGTCAGTTGCATAACCATTTACCATAGCAAATGA